In a single window of the Eshraghiella crossota genome:
- a CDS encoding EAL domain-containing protein, with protein sequence MICYDGIFFDELTRLPYDRYFVRQAQELIRNQLKRPVMISLDISNFKYFNRMYGYREGDRLISRMVECFCHNNADCVLAYRIYVDHIIMLIEAEGLPEKVFKAKYSDMLSRFSEKTNMEFPLARIRLYLGAYYVEDRDEDIGIIIDKSQYARRSIKANYLTYIAIFRADMEKKAVDEAKIIPMFYSALENNRIEVYIQPKFSIDDERLIGGEALSRIMDNDGNIIPPGMYIDILERTHLISKLDGCVIRKLIAIQKKWMDEGRPLTTISLNLSRVDLLEQGFVDSIHQAIVESGVPSGYFEFELTETVFCENITEITKQIDFLKEKGYKISMDDFGSGYNSLYMLGKIPVDIIKFDRGFVLNSLHGETGRTIMKNLIHTFTEVDFEIICEGIENREEESIVYSCGCNAVQGYLHDKPLPYYIFADKYLLATNDD encoded by the coding sequence TTGATTTGCTATGACGGAATTTTTTTTGATGAACTCACAAGGCTGCCATATGACAGATATTTTGTAAGGCAGGCTCAGGAACTAATTAGAAACCAACTGAAGAGACCTGTAATGATTTCACTTGATATAAGTAATTTTAAATATTTTAATCGGATGTATGGTTATAGAGAAGGTGACCGGCTTATCAGTAGAATGGTGGAATGTTTCTGCCATAATAACGCTGACTGTGTACTGGCATACAGAATATATGTTGACCATATTATTATGTTGATTGAAGCAGAAGGATTGCCGGAGAAAGTATTCAAGGCAAAATATAGCGATATGTTATCCCGTTTCAGTGAGAAGACGAATATGGAATTCCCTTTGGCACGAATAAGACTTTACCTCGGTGCATATTATGTAGAAGACAGAGATGAAGACATCGGGATAATAATTGACAAGTCACAATATGCAAGACGTAGTATTAAGGCAAATTATCTTACCTATATTGCAATTTTCAGGGCAGATATGGAAAAGAAAGCTGTTGATGAAGCCAAAATAATTCCTATGTTTTATTCAGCTTTGGAGAATAACAGAATAGAAGTGTACATACAACCAAAATTTTCAATAGATGATGAACGCCTTATCGGCGGCGAAGCACTTTCAAGGATAATGGATAATGACGGAAATATAATACCTCCGGGAATGTATATAGATATACTTGAAAGAACCCATTTAATTTCAAAGCTTGATGGGTGCGTAATCAGAAAGCTGATTGCAATTCAGAAAAAATGGATGGACGAAGGAAGGCCGCTTACAACAATATCCCTTAATCTTTCCAGGGTTGACCTGTTAGAACAGGGATTCGTTGACAGTATTCATCAGGCAATAGTTGAATCAGGTGTTCCATCCGGGTATTTTGAATTTGAATTGACGGAGACGGTCTTTTGCGAAAATATTACAGAAATCACAAAACAAATTGATTTTCTAAAAGAAAAAGGGTATAAAATAAGTATGGATGATTTTGGCTCTGGCTATAATTCACTGTACATGTTAGGAAAGATACCCGTTGACATAATCAAGTTCGACAGAGGTTTTGTACTTAACAGTCTCCACGGAGAGACCGGTCGGACAATAATGAAGAATCTCATACATACCTTTACAGAGGTTGATTTTGAAATTATCTGCGAAGGTATTGAAAACAGAGAGGAAGAAAGCATCGTGTACAGTTGCGGATGTAACGCAGTACAGGGTTATCTTCATGATAAACCATTACCATATTATATTTTTGCTGACAAATATTTATTGGCAACTAATGATGATTAA